The Pelorhabdus rhamnosifermentans genome includes a region encoding these proteins:
- a CDS encoding chemotaxis protein CheW, translating into MDERTVNEELQLVVFTLATEEYALPITKVQEINRLVPITKLPQTPAFMEGIINLRGRIIPVIDLRKRFSLVLKEHTDDTRIIIVEIQGQTLGVIVDAVTEVIRLQSDSIEPPPQAFAIDSKYIQGVGKLDSRLIILLDIDRIFSKNEEKILQDMND; encoded by the coding sequence ATGGACGAACGTACAGTTAATGAAGAATTACAATTGGTTGTTTTTACTTTGGCAACTGAAGAGTATGCCCTTCCTATTACTAAAGTCCAAGAAATTAACCGTCTTGTGCCCATTACCAAGCTACCGCAAACACCAGCTTTTATGGAAGGAATTATTAATTTGCGTGGGCGTATTATTCCTGTTATTGATTTAAGAAAGCGTTTTTCCTTGGTTTTAAAGGAGCATACGGATGACACCCGTATTATTATTGTAGAGATTCAAGGACAAACACTTGGCGTCATTGTAGATGCTGTCACAGAAGTGATTCGTTTGCAGTCAGACAGTATTGAGCCGCCGCCGCAGGCTTTTGCGATTGATTCCAAGTATATTCAAGGTGTGGGAAAACTCGATAGTAGGCTGATTATCTTGTTGGATATTGATCGGATCTTTTCCAAGAATGAAGAAAAAATCTTACAAGATATGAATGATTAG
- the ispE gene encoding 4-(cytidine 5'-diphospho)-2-C-methyl-D-erythritol kinase, whose translation MVIKKAYAKINLALDVLYKRCDGYHEVKMVMQSIDLYDTVTLTKKKQGIELVTDRKELPVGASNLAYQAAQLFQETYSISTGVSMILHKKIPMSAGLAGGSADAAAVLKGMNELFELHLSLAELSKLGAQLGSDVPFCLAGGTQLATGRGEQLVELPALPSCYVVLAKPAMDVSTAWVYGHYEPRNVMSHPDIPSLVAALEKQDLSGVIACCGNVLEAVTFSAHPSLVQLKEKMAGFGMLTSLMSGSGPTIFALTSTQETAQALKALLENEAALFVDVTKTVTREKNEYGETFIANKTRQL comes from the coding sequence ATGGTTATAAAAAAAGCTTATGCCAAAATTAATTTAGCTCTTGATGTGCTTTATAAAAGGTGTGATGGCTATCATGAAGTCAAGATGGTCATGCAGTCCATTGACTTGTACGATACAGTGACACTGACGAAAAAGAAGCAGGGGATTGAGCTTGTAACGGATCGGAAAGAACTTCCTGTGGGTGCATCGAATTTGGCTTATCAAGCGGCGCAGTTATTCCAAGAGACTTATTCTATTTCTACCGGTGTATCCATGATATTGCATAAAAAAATCCCTATGTCTGCAGGTCTTGCTGGGGGGAGTGCCGATGCAGCGGCTGTGCTCAAGGGGATGAACGAACTTTTTGAATTGCACTTATCACTTGCTGAGCTCAGTAAGTTGGGTGCACAGCTTGGTTCAGATGTTCCTTTTTGCCTGGCTGGGGGGACACAGCTGGCTACAGGACGAGGTGAGCAGCTTGTAGAACTTCCTGCCCTTCCTTCTTGCTATGTTGTGCTGGCTAAGCCAGCGATGGATGTGTCGACGGCCTGGGTTTATGGGCATTATGAACCTCGGAATGTTATGAGTCATCCTGACATTCCCTCACTCGTGGCGGCTCTGGAAAAACAAGATTTATCAGGCGTCATTGCCTGTTGTGGTAATGTGTTGGAAGCCGTCACATTTTCAGCACATCCATCACTGGTTCAATTGAAAGAAAAAATGGCTGGATTTGGTATGCTGACGAGTTTAATGTCTGGTAGTGGACCAACAATTTTTGCTTTGACGAGTACTCAAGAAACCGCCCAGGCGCTTAAAGCGCTTTTAGAAAACGAGGCGGCCTTATTTGTTGATGTGACTAAAACCGTTACAAGGGAGAAGAATGAATATGGAGAGACGTTTATTGCCAATAAAACTAGACAGCTATAA
- a CDS encoding GntR family transcriptional regulator has translation MERRLLPIKLDSYKPLREVVSETLREAIVSSVLKPGERLMEIQLAEELGVSRTPVREAIRKLELEGFVIMIPRRGTYVADLSIKDVNEVFEIRTALDVLAAGLAAERITDEELETMERILVQIGECVDQNELEPIVELDSQFHDILYRACRNDRLVGIINNLREQITRFRAISMAVPGRIKNTLEEHSRLVEAIAARDVDLSQELARQHMENSEQTLLLDMNNRRKV, from the coding sequence ATGGAGAGACGTTTATTGCCAATAAAACTAGACAGCTATAAACCATTGCGTGAAGTAGTTAGTGAAACCTTGCGCGAGGCCATTGTGAGCAGTGTACTTAAACCAGGTGAAAGGCTTATGGAAATTCAGCTTGCTGAAGAATTGGGCGTGAGCCGTACGCCTGTGCGCGAAGCCATTCGCAAGTTAGAACTGGAAGGCTTCGTTATTATGATTCCAAGGCGTGGGACCTATGTGGCGGATTTATCAATAAAAGATGTTAATGAAGTTTTTGAAATTCGTACGGCTCTTGATGTGCTTGCAGCGGGTTTGGCAGCTGAAAGAATTACAGATGAAGAACTGGAAACAATGGAACGCATTTTGGTGCAAATTGGTGAATGTGTCGATCAAAACGAACTAGAACCCATTGTGGAGCTTGATAGTCAGTTTCATGATATTTTATACCGTGCCTGTCGTAATGACCGACTTGTGGGGATTATTAACAACCTTCGGGAACAAATTACCCGGTTTCGGGCCATTTCCATGGCTGTTCCTGGTCGGATAAAAAATACATTGGAAGAACACAGCCGCTTAGTTGAAGCTATTGCAGCACGTGACGTCGATTTGTCACAGGAATTGGCACGACAACATATGGAAAATTCAGAACAAACTTTACTGCTCGATATGAATAATCGGCGGAAGGTGTAG
- a CDS encoding nucleotidyltransferase family protein has protein sequence MVDALILAGGETSESLHELSGETYEAFIKIDGRPMVTYVADILANSPFVERIFIVGPRAELSHCNFPENSILIQGGKSLLETIQIGMAAVDQAKKTLVLTCDIPLITEEAVRHFLQSCQKNEADFYYPIVEKECSEHCYPGNERTYVRLKEGAFTGGNIFLVDPRIVPACLKQAEYILENRKKPFKLCQFLGILFVLQFLFGKLKLKTVERRVSQLLHIRGAVIRSPFAEVGLDVDKPSDLMLVRSFLE, from the coding sequence ATGGTAGATGCCCTCATCTTAGCTGGTGGTGAAACAAGCGAGAGTCTTCATGAACTTTCTGGTGAAACGTACGAGGCATTTATAAAGATTGACGGAAGGCCCATGGTGACTTATGTGGCCGATATCTTGGCGAATAGCCCATTTGTGGAACGAATCTTTATTGTTGGTCCTCGGGCTGAGCTTTCACACTGCAACTTTCCAGAAAATTCAATACTGATTCAGGGCGGTAAATCACTGCTAGAAACCATCCAAATAGGAATGGCTGCTGTGGATCAAGCAAAAAAGACGCTTGTTCTTACTTGCGATATTCCTCTTATTACGGAAGAGGCAGTACGGCATTTTCTGCAGAGTTGCCAAAAGAATGAGGCTGATTTTTATTATCCTATTGTGGAAAAAGAGTGCAGTGAACACTGTTATCCTGGTAATGAGCGGACCTATGTGCGATTAAAAGAGGGGGCGTTTACAGGCGGAAATATTTTTCTGGTGGATCCCAGGATTGTTCCCGCTTGTTTGAAGCAAGCCGAGTATATCTTGGAAAATCGTAAAAAGCCATTTAAATTATGTCAATTTCTTGGAATCCTATTTGTTCTTCAATTTTTGTTTGGGAAGCTCAAACTAAAAACGGTTGAACGGCGAGTTTCGCAGCTTTTACATATTCGTGGAGCGGTTATTCGGTCTCCTTTTGCTGAGGTGGGACTAGATGTGGATAAACCCAGTGATCTCATGCTTGTGCGGAGTTTTTTAGAATGA
- the purR gene encoding pur operon repressor — protein sequence MDKVRRIDRLIAITKVLVDHPHRLFSLSYFNGLFDAAKSTLSEDVLTIKQSLVAFDMGTLETVSGAAGGVRYLPYQSVSSIHTCLETVARHFRESDRIIAGGFIYMSDILFDSSLMATVSEIFLTKFSQTKPDYIMTVETKGIPLALMTARAFHVPLVIVRRGSRVTEGSAVSINYVTGSSHRIQTMSLPRRAIQSGSRVLIIDDFMKAGGTARGMVDLAREVGAETVGIGVLVATREPIQKLVEKYTALLILQGVDEHNKRIDIQPIAD from the coding sequence ATGGATAAAGTACGGAGAATTGATCGGTTGATTGCGATTACGAAGGTACTTGTCGATCACCCGCATCGTTTGTTTTCCTTGAGTTATTTTAACGGATTATTTGATGCGGCAAAATCAACATTGAGCGAAGATGTCCTGACAATTAAGCAGTCGTTAGTTGCGTTTGATATGGGAACATTAGAAACAGTATCAGGTGCTGCAGGCGGAGTTCGGTATCTTCCTTATCAATCGGTAAGTTCTATTCATACTTGTTTAGAAACTGTGGCTAGGCATTTTCGAGAGTCAGACCGTATTATTGCCGGTGGTTTTATTTACATGTCTGATATACTTTTTGATTCGTCGCTTATGGCAACGGTGAGCGAAATTTTTCTTACCAAGTTTAGTCAGACTAAGCCGGACTATATTATGACAGTCGAGACCAAGGGAATTCCCCTGGCACTTATGACTGCCAGAGCTTTTCATGTGCCACTTGTCATTGTACGCCGTGGTAGTCGCGTCACAGAAGGATCGGCTGTTAGTATTAATTATGTGACAGGTTCATCCCATCGCATTCAAACCATGTCGCTACCTAGGCGGGCTATTCAAAGTGGTTCGCGCGTGCTAATCATTGATGACTTTATGAAAGCAGGTGGTACGGCTCGCGGGATGGTTGATTTAGCGCGCGAAGTGGGGGCAGAGACGGTTGGTATTGGTGTTCTTGTTGCAACGAGGGAGCCTATACAGAAATTGGTTGAAAAATATACGGCGTTGCTTATCTTACAGGGTGTAGATGAACATAATAAACGAATAGATATTCAGCCCATAGCCGATTAA
- the glmU gene encoding bifunctional UDP-N-acetylglucosamine diphosphorylase/glucosamine-1-phosphate N-acetyltransferase GlmU yields the protein MTKPSCTAVILAAGKGTRMKSTLPKVLHKIGGKAMVQHVLDAATDAGATLNIVVIGFGADEVQQALAGQAEFVVQQEQLGTGHAVLQAVPLLTAESKTVMVLCGDTPLLTHELLSKLLAAHEEQVAQATVLTATMPDATGYGRVVRDETGQVLKIVEQKDASQDELAIKEVNTGIYCFDQQVLLSTLRELTCDNAQGEYYLTDVISILVKGGMKVAAVSAEDYQETLGINSRSQLAEAELILRRRKLKELMDQGVTIMDVNSTFIDESVTIGTDTVIYPFTWIEGNTKIGSHCEIGPNSRIQNSQIASGVIFHFSYAHEVVIEENVIVGPYVHLRPNTHLSSGVKVGNFVEVKNSMIGKGSKLPHLSYIGDTDMGERVNIGSGTITVNYDGVHKHRTTIEDDAFIGCNANLVAPVVVERGAYVAAGSTITKNVPAQALGVARARQNNLAGWVDRIKNK from the coding sequence ATGACGAAACCTTCCTGCACCGCAGTTATTCTTGCCGCAGGCAAAGGGACGCGCATGAAATCTACTTTGCCGAAGGTGCTGCATAAAATAGGTGGCAAGGCCATGGTTCAGCATGTCCTTGATGCTGCCACAGATGCCGGGGCAACATTGAATATTGTTGTCATCGGATTTGGTGCTGATGAGGTACAACAGGCACTGGCTGGACAAGCTGAATTTGTTGTTCAGCAGGAACAATTGGGTACGGGACATGCCGTTTTGCAAGCTGTTCCTTTATTGACAGCTGAAAGCAAGACAGTCATGGTACTTTGTGGTGATACGCCGCTATTGACTCATGAACTATTAAGTAAGCTGCTTGCAGCACATGAAGAACAGGTTGCTCAGGCTACGGTTCTTACGGCTACTATGCCTGATGCCACAGGATATGGCCGGGTAGTTCGTGATGAAACGGGACAAGTACTCAAGATTGTGGAGCAAAAAGATGCTTCACAAGACGAGTTAGCCATCAAAGAAGTCAATACCGGGATTTATTGTTTTGATCAGCAGGTACTCCTTAGTACGCTGAGGGAACTTACTTGTGACAACGCACAAGGCGAATATTATTTAACCGATGTCATTTCCATTCTCGTCAAAGGCGGGATGAAAGTGGCAGCCGTGTCTGCGGAAGATTACCAAGAGACACTCGGCATTAATTCGCGGAGTCAATTGGCTGAGGCCGAGTTGATATTACGGCGGCGCAAATTAAAAGAGCTTATGGATCAGGGCGTAACTATCATGGATGTAAACAGTACTTTTATTGACGAATCAGTCACGATTGGTACGGATACGGTCATCTATCCTTTTACCTGGATTGAGGGTAACACGAAAATTGGCAGTCATTGTGAAATTGGGCCTAATTCGCGGATTCAAAACAGCCAAATCGCAAGTGGCGTAATTTTTCATTTCAGTTATGCTCATGAAGTAGTTATTGAGGAGAACGTTATTGTGGGTCCTTATGTTCATCTCAGGCCGAATACGCATTTATCATCAGGTGTCAAAGTAGGTAATTTTGTTGAAGTCAAAAATTCCATGATTGGTAAGGGAAGCAAGCTTCCTCACCTGAGCTATATTGGCGATACAGACATGGGGGAAAGAGTGAATATTGGCTCAGGCACCATTACGGTGAATTATGATGGGGTGCACAAACATCGTACAACCATTGAAGATGATGCTTTTATTGGCTGTAACGCTAATCTCGTAGCACCCGTAGTTGTTGAACGCGGTGCTTATGTGGCGGCTGGGTCAACAATTACAAAAAATGTTCCAGCTCAGGCGCTGGGTGTAGCACGGGCCAGACAGAACAATTTAGCTGGTTGGGTTGATAGAATTAAAAACAAGTGA
- a CDS encoding ribose-phosphate diphosphokinase encodes MLEDSKRLRIFSGNANKPLAEEIAACLGISVGDAFVGHFNNGETQVMIDESVRGTDVFIIQPTCSPVNDHYMELLIMVDALKRASANHITAVIPYYGYARQDRKTRGREPISAKLVANLLTTAGVTRVVTMDLHAGQIQGFFDIPVDHLPGGPILADYITSKELTDLVVVSPDLGGVTRARQLADRLEAPIAIIEKRRPEPGVAEVMNLIGSVEGKNAVLVDDIVDTAGSLTEGAKALERMGAKSVYACCTHGVLSDPAVERINNSNLKELIITNTIPLPKDKHSDKIKVLSVAPLMAEAIIRIFGELSVSKLFDD; translated from the coding sequence ATGTTAGAAGATAGCAAACGGCTGCGAATTTTCAGCGGCAACGCCAATAAGCCTTTGGCTGAAGAAATAGCAGCATGTTTAGGGATTTCCGTAGGAGACGCTTTTGTGGGGCATTTCAACAATGGCGAAACTCAGGTCATGATTGATGAAAGTGTACGTGGTACAGATGTTTTTATCATTCAGCCTACGTGTTCACCAGTCAATGATCATTACATGGAGCTGCTTATTATGGTAGATGCTTTAAAACGGGCCTCAGCCAATCATATTACGGCAGTTATTCCTTACTATGGTTATGCCAGACAAGATCGCAAAACACGTGGTCGGGAGCCGATCTCTGCTAAGCTTGTGGCCAATCTTCTGACAACTGCCGGCGTAACGCGTGTCGTTACGATGGATCTTCATGCTGGACAGATTCAAGGTTTTTTCGACATTCCTGTTGATCATTTACCAGGCGGCCCGATTTTAGCTGATTATATTACATCAAAAGAATTAACAGATCTTGTTGTTGTTTCGCCAGATCTTGGCGGCGTAACACGTGCTAGACAATTGGCCGATCGTCTGGAAGCTCCGATTGCCATTATTGAAAAACGGCGTCCAGAGCCAGGTGTTGCTGAAGTCATGAATTTGATTGGCAGTGTGGAAGGCAAGAATGCTGTTCTTGTCGATGATATTGTCGATACAGCTGGTTCTCTGACTGAAGGTGCTAAAGCTTTGGAGCGGATGGGAGCTAAAAGCGTTTATGCCTGTTGTACGCACGGTGTGCTGAGCGATCCGGCAGTTGAGCGGATTAATAACTCGAATTTGAAGGAATTAATTATTACGAATACCATTCCTTTGCCGAAAGATAAACACAGTGATAAGATTAAAGTGCTTTCTGTAGCACCGCTTATGGCTGAAGCGATTATTCGCATTTTTGGTGAACTTTCTGTCAGCAAACTTTTTGATGATTGA
- the pth gene encoding aminoacyl-tRNA hydrolase, producing the protein MKLIVGLGNPGSEYAATRHNIGFMVLQQLALKWGVTDWKFQEEALVADYRFKCERILLVKPQTFMNNSGVAVSALARFFKITETDILIIYDDLDLAVGKLRLRAKGTSGGHRGLGSIILHLGKDTLSRIKIGISHPSGMRPVVDHVLTPFTTEEAPLIRDAIGQAVLATEAWLTDGIAPAMNQFNKNK; encoded by the coding sequence ATGAAACTTATTGTTGGTTTAGGAAATCCAGGCTCTGAATATGCGGCTACGCGTCATAATATTGGTTTTATGGTACTCCAGCAATTGGCTCTGAAATGGGGAGTAACCGATTGGAAATTTCAAGAAGAAGCACTTGTAGCTGATTATCGCTTTAAATGTGAACGCATTTTACTTGTGAAACCGCAGACATTTATGAATAACAGCGGCGTTGCTGTCAGTGCTTTGGCGCGTTTTTTCAAGATCACTGAAACAGATATCCTCATTATATATGATGATCTTGATTTAGCTGTGGGAAAGCTTAGGTTACGGGCTAAGGGTACTTCAGGTGGACATCGCGGGTTGGGATCAATTATTTTGCACTTGGGTAAGGACACTCTTTCCCGCATCAAAATTGGCATTAGTCATCCAAGTGGCATGCGGCCTGTTGTTGATCATGTGCTTACGCCTTTTACAACCGAAGAAGCCCCCTTAATTCGGGATGCTATTGGACAGGCGGTTCTGGCGACTGAAGCTTGGCTAACCGATGGAATTGCTCCGGCTATGAATCAATTCAATAAGAATAAATAG
- a CDS encoding radical SAM protein: MVTALFADKDGEIFDAPGYPAAGRIGDRLVPLLKKDLIPLPEGSELMLLPDRQAVYVDEQGKVMPLPDKVLAVAAMLPVGYTRTYLPAFFKEDDAPVLPLYGYTATALVNDAIYVAAVKSDDNEKWHPYHYNTKSLKDKVARIKREFSGNRLVKHLAHCSLTWHCCTAQNFFYHRWEAGIPTSPSCNAHCFGCISLQASECCPSPQSRIEFRPTAAEVAEIGLYHLASSHEPMISFGQGCEGEPALAYEVIASAITMIRQSTDQGVVNINTNGGFFEGIKAIVDAGLEHMRVSIISALEETYQAYYRSNYTLADVKKSIAYAKAHGVFVSLNMLSFPGLNDRQDEVMAWENFVRETKIDMIQLRNLNLDPDAFWNIMPKSAAPSLGVCNFIERLGRSDSHLVIGSFSHYVSKDE; encoded by the coding sequence ATGGTAACTGCTTTGTTTGCTGACAAGGACGGCGAAATATTTGATGCTCCCGGCTATCCTGCGGCAGGGCGTATCGGTGATCGACTTGTGCCGCTATTAAAAAAAGATCTTATTCCCTTGCCTGAAGGCTCTGAACTCATGCTGCTGCCAGATAGACAGGCCGTGTATGTTGATGAACAGGGAAAAGTAATGCCTTTGCCAGATAAAGTTTTAGCTGTGGCGGCCATGCTTCCGGTTGGTTATACACGGACTTATTTGCCAGCTTTTTTTAAGGAAGATGATGCGCCTGTTCTGCCTCTTTATGGTTATACTGCTACAGCGCTTGTCAATGATGCGATTTATGTTGCAGCTGTGAAAAGTGATGACAATGAAAAGTGGCATCCTTATCATTACAATACAAAATCCCTCAAGGATAAGGTGGCACGCATCAAGCGGGAGTTTTCGGGCAACCGTCTAGTGAAGCACCTGGCGCACTGCTCGTTGACCTGGCATTGTTGTACGGCACAAAACTTTTTTTACCATCGCTGGGAGGCCGGTATTCCTACATCGCCTTCTTGTAATGCTCATTGTTTTGGCTGTATTTCGCTTCAGGCATCGGAGTGTTGTCCGTCGCCCCAGAGCCGGATTGAATTTCGTCCGACGGCTGCTGAAGTGGCGGAAATTGGTCTCTATCATTTAGCTTCTTCGCATGAGCCGATGATTAGTTTTGGCCAAGGCTGTGAAGGCGAGCCGGCTCTTGCCTATGAGGTCATCGCTTCTGCTATCACGATGATCCGTCAGTCGACAGATCAAGGTGTGGTTAATATCAATACGAACGGCGGTTTCTTTGAAGGCATAAAGGCCATTGTTGATGCGGGCCTTGAGCATATGCGTGTCAGCATTATTAGTGCTCTTGAAGAAACTTATCAAGCCTATTATCGTAGCAATTATACCCTGGCTGACGTGAAAAAATCTATTGCCTATGCTAAAGCGCACGGCGTTTTTGTTTCACTTAATATGTTGTCTTTCCCAGGTCTGAACGACCGTCAAGACGAAGTGATGGCTTGGGAGAATTTTGTACGGGAAACAAAGATTGATATGATACAATTACGTAATCTTAATTTGGATCCCGATGCCTTTTGGAATATCATGCCGAAGTCTGCTGCGCCTAGTCTCGGTGTATGCAATTTTATTGAACGCCTTGGACGCTCAGACAGTCATCTTGTGATAGGTAGCTTTAGTCATTATGTGTCCAAGGACGAGTGA
- the rpmE gene encoding 50S ribosomal protein L31 codes for MKKDIHPNFGEAKVVCGCGNTFITGSVKKELRVDVCSKCHPFYTGQQRNAAVGGRIEKFNKRYGK; via the coding sequence ATGAAGAAAGATATTCATCCTAACTTTGGGGAAGCCAAAGTCGTGTGTGGCTGTGGAAACACGTTTATCACTGGTTCTGTAAAAAAAGAACTCCGCGTGGACGTTTGCTCTAAATGCCATCCTTTCTATACCGGTCAACAACGCAATGCAGCGGTTGGCGGAAGAATTGAGAAATTCAATAAACGTTATGGTAAATAA
- a CDS encoding DUF1385 domain-containing protein, with translation MKQKVSIGGQAVIEGVMMRGPKYIATAVREPGGTIAIDKSALSSVADKYPLLKKPMIRGVVALVESLVYGLKSLSYSAQVAGEEGEELSDKEIAMTMVFALVLGIGLFVILPTYAAKAIHTSISDPILLNLLEGMLRLVIFFAYIFGISRMRDIQRVFEYHGAEHKTIFAYEAGVELTAENIRPYSRLHPRCGTNFLLIVMIVSIVLFAFLGWPNLLERIVSRVILLPVVAGIAYEIIRFAGRSEKRWVAIAITPGLWLQNLTTREPSDDQIEVAVAALTAVNPANYLSSETKVDDHA, from the coding sequence GTGAAACAAAAAGTATCGATTGGCGGTCAAGCTGTCATTGAAGGGGTCATGATGCGGGGTCCTAAGTATATCGCAACAGCTGTCAGGGAGCCAGGCGGTACCATTGCTATTGATAAATCAGCTCTTTCATCTGTCGCAGATAAATATCCACTCTTGAAAAAACCGATGATACGCGGCGTAGTTGCCCTCGTCGAGTCACTTGTTTATGGACTGAAATCACTTTCTTATTCGGCACAAGTCGCTGGAGAAGAAGGCGAAGAACTGTCTGATAAAGAAATTGCTATGACGATGGTTTTTGCGCTTGTCCTTGGCATTGGTTTGTTTGTTATTTTGCCGACTTATGCGGCGAAAGCCATTCATACCTCTATTAGTGATCCCATTTTGCTCAATTTGCTGGAAGGAATGCTTCGTTTGGTTATTTTCTTTGCTTATATTTTTGGCATATCGCGCATGAGGGACATTCAGCGGGTATTTGAATATCATGGTGCCGAGCATAAAACGATTTTTGCCTATGAGGCAGGCGTTGAACTGACAGCTGAAAATATTCGTCCTTACAGTCGGCTTCATCCGCGTTGTGGAACGAACTTTTTGCTCATTGTCATGATTGTGAGTATTGTGCTATTTGCTTTTTTAGGCTGGCCCAATTTGTTAGAACGTATTGTTTCCCGCGTAATTTTATTGCCCGTTGTGGCAGGCATTGCCTATGAGATTATTCGCTTTGCCGGACGCAGTGAAAAACGCTGGGTGGCCATTGCCATTACGCCTGGTCTGTGGCTGCAAAATTTAACGACAAGAGAACCGAGTGATGATCAAATTGAAGTTGCCGTAGCGGCACTTACAGCCGTAAACCCAGCCAATTATTTATCCTCAGAAACAAAGGTGGATGACCATGCTTGA
- the prfA gene encoding peptide chain release factor 1, whose protein sequence is MLEQLQAIEDKFLELENLISDPVVLANQSEWLKHTRSHAKLAPIVAKFREYKVVQQSLVDANEMLKEKLDDDFKSLVQQELTELKAKNEVLAEELRILMLPKDPNDDKNVIVEIRGGAGGDEAALFAGDLFRMYTRYAETQGWRVEILDASPTDLGGFKEVVFVLEGDGAYSRLKFESGVHRVQRVPTTESGGRIHTSTVTVAVLAEAEDVDIDINPTELKIDTYCASGAGGQHVNRTESAVRITHLPTGIIVTCQDQKSQLKNREQAMRVLRAKVLEQAEAQQHAEVAEARKSQVGTGDRSERIRTYNFPQGRVTDHRIGLTLHKLDFILNGDLTELINALITADQSERLKQVQ, encoded by the coding sequence ATGCTTGAACAATTGCAGGCCATTGAAGATAAGTTTTTAGAACTAGAAAATTTAATTAGTGACCCTGTTGTTTTAGCCAATCAAAGTGAATGGTTGAAACATACCCGATCACACGCAAAATTAGCGCCCATTGTTGCTAAATTTCGTGAATATAAGGTTGTACAACAGTCTTTAGTTGATGCGAATGAAATGCTGAAAGAAAAATTGGATGATGATTTTAAGTCGCTTGTTCAACAGGAACTGACGGAGTTAAAAGCAAAAAATGAAGTGCTGGCTGAAGAATTACGGATTTTAATGTTGCCCAAAGATCCTAATGACGATAAAAATGTTATTGTGGAGATTCGTGGCGGTGCAGGTGGCGATGAAGCGGCTTTATTTGCTGGGGACTTGTTTCGTATGTATACGCGCTATGCAGAAACACAGGGGTGGCGGGTCGAGATATTGGATGCTAGTCCCACTGATTTGGGTGGCTTTAAAGAGGTCGTCTTCGTCCTGGAAGGCGATGGAGCTTATAGCCGTTTAAAATTTGAAAGTGGTGTTCATCGTGTACAACGTGTACCGACCACAGAGTCGGGTGGCCGTATTCATACGTCTACAGTCACTGTCGCAGTACTGGCTGAAGCAGAAGATGTGGACATCGATATTAATCCAACGGAGCTTAAGATTGATACGTATTGTGCCAGCGGCGCAGGTGGACAGCATGTCAACCGGACGGAGTCGGCTGTGCGTATTACTCATCTGCCAACAGGGATTATTGTCACCTGTCAAGATCAAAAGTCACAACTTAAAAATCGTGAACAAGCCATGCGTGTACTGAGGGCTAAGGTACTAGAGCAGGCCGAGGCACAGCAGCATGCGGAAGTGGCTGAGGCACGAAAAAGCCAAGTCGGTACAGGCGATCGTAGCGAACGTATTCGAACCTATAATTTTCCGCAGGGCCGAGTAACAGATCACCGCATTGGGCTTACCTTGCACAAGTTGGATTTTATCTTGAACGGTGATTTAACCGAGTTGATTAACGCCCTCATTACAGCGGATCAAAGTGAGCGGCTCAAGCAGGTGCAGTGA